A section of the Leptotrichia sp. HSP-342 genome encodes:
- a CDS encoding MFS transporter has protein sequence MKKNEKFEKKKNINKMIILMFLCIIVYNLGHPATPALIEVRGWKKSISGELLAFMSTAMFISSPYLGALADRVGMKRIFVFMPICYGMSQLIFGFGTNVPFIFLARMISGFASGGTYAVAFGYVSQLSEKGEKAKNIAKVSSATVIGGAIGQKIGGYAATATNDPRTSFALQFIGGSIVSIIILLIMKEIVKKNDDLEERSKKDLNPFATFRYIKELDGYSKFFCLIILLSGIGIYSYGSALNYFLKFYEKVSSDTIGTFVMCSSLLAFFGTAFLLGKLLKKFKEKSIYKFLIFVGIILMAVILFRVKLGVTPYLLMAVYTMTYEIVRSLGNTIIAQRYKENQGKILGVASAVGSLGTAIGSLLSGHLLNFNPFLPFVVNIIVMFFVLVLILVKKL, from the coding sequence ATGAAAAAAAATGAGAAATTTGAAAAGAAGAAAAATATTAATAAGATGATAATATTAATGTTTTTATGTATTATTGTTTATAATTTAGGGCATCCTGCTACACCTGCACTAATTGAAGTGAGAGGGTGGAAAAAGAGTATTTCGGGGGAACTTCTGGCATTTATGAGTACAGCGATGTTTATTTCTTCGCCTTATTTGGGGGCCTTAGCGGATAGAGTTGGGATGAAGAGGATATTTGTCTTTATGCCAATTTGTTATGGGATGTCACAGCTTATTTTTGGGTTTGGGACAAATGTACCGTTTATATTTTTGGCACGTATGATTTCGGGATTTGCATCTGGAGGAACATATGCTGTGGCATTTGGATATGTGAGTCAGCTTTCTGAAAAAGGCGAGAAAGCAAAAAATATTGCAAAAGTAAGTTCTGCAACTGTAATTGGTGGAGCAATTGGGCAGAAAATAGGAGGATATGCTGCAACTGCTACGAATGATCCGAGAACATCCTTTGCACTACAATTTATCGGTGGAAGCATTGTTTCGATAATTATTTTACTGATAATGAAGGAAATTGTGAAAAAGAATGATGATTTGGAAGAAAGAAGTAAAAAGGACTTAAATCCATTTGCAACCTTTAGATATATTAAGGAGTTAGACGGGTATTCCAAGTTCTTCTGTCTTATAATTTTACTTTCAGGAATAGGAATTTATTCTTATGGAAGCGCTTTAAACTATTTTTTGAAATTTTATGAAAAAGTTTCTTCTGATACGATTGGAACTTTTGTTATGTGTTCGTCATTACTTGCTTTTTTTGGAACTGCATTTTTGCTGGGAAAACTACTGAAAAAATTTAAGGAAAAAAGTATCTATAAATTTTTGATTTTTGTTGGAATAATATTGATGGCAGTGATTTTATTTAGAGTTAAATTAGGTGTAACTCCATATCTTTTGATGGCTGTTTATACGATGACTTATGAAATTGTACGTTCTCTTGGAAATACTATTATTGCTCAGAGATATAAAGAAAATCAAGGGAAAATATTGGGAGTTGCTTCTGCAGTAGGTTCTCTTGGAACTGCAATTGGTTCACTTCTTTCAGGGCATTTATTAAATTTTAATCCTTTTTTACCGTTTGTTGTGAATATCATTGTGATGTTTTTTGTGCTGGTTTTAATTTTAGTAAAAAAATTGTAA
- a CDS encoding response regulator, whose product MNKVALVVDDTSYIREDIKDILEEQGYKVFEAGDGLEAVEMYKKVNPAIVTMDINMPRMHGLKATQVITDFDKDAKIMICSTMVMFPNYMKMGKEAGAKAFLSKPFDEDEFMNEFSKLFL is encoded by the coding sequence ATGAACAAAGTAGCATTAGTTGTAGATGATACATCTTATATTAGGGAAGATATAAAAGATATTTTAGAGGAACAAGGATACAAGGTATTTGAAGCAGGTGATGGACTGGAAGCTGTGGAAATGTATAAAAAAGTAAATCCTGCAATCGTAACAATGGATATAAACATGCCAAGAATGCATGGATTAAAAGCCACACAAGTCATCACGGATTTTGACAAGGATGCCAAAATTATGATTTGTAGCACAATGGTTATGTTCCCAAATTATATGAAAATGGGAAAAGAAGCTGGAGCAAAGGCATTTTTATCAAAGCCTTTTGATGAAGATGAATTTATGAATGAATTTTCAAAATTATTTTTATAG
- a CDS encoding HAD family hydrolase, which translates to MFKAVVTDLDGTLLNGEHKVSEFTRKTVKLLLKKGIKFYIATGRNYLGAKEAMDELDVQVPLITSHGSVAFDENGNEIFSNKLKREYLDKVLNIDYKSFGKDIIITGYAGPNWFVTENLREYFYNKKPDRTRYPQQITSEEFKKQDFTKIFFLGEDHDELLELENEIKRVIGEENISLLFANEGSLEVFPADCNKAKAAEVLLERDGLTLKDAVSFGDGLNDYDLITQTGLGFAMENSIYLLLEKLTDTEIIASNANDGMAKKVREIFDL; encoded by the coding sequence ATGTTTAAGGCTGTTGTAACTGATTTGGACGGAACACTTTTAAATGGAGAGCATAAAGTAAGTGAATTTACTAGGAAAACAGTAAAACTGCTGTTAAAAAAAGGAATTAAGTTTTATATTGCAACTGGAAGAAATTATTTAGGAGCAAAGGAGGCTATGGACGAGCTTGATGTACAAGTCCCTTTGATTACTTCACATGGATCTGTTGCTTTTGATGAAAACGGAAATGAGATTTTTTCAAATAAACTTAAAAGAGAATATTTGGATAAAGTTCTGAATATTGATTATAAGTCATTTGGGAAAGATATTATTATAACTGGATATGCCGGACCAAACTGGTTTGTTACAGAAAATTTGAGGGAATATTTTTATAACAAGAAGCCTGACAGAACTAGATACCCTCAGCAGATTACTTCTGAAGAATTTAAAAAACAAGACTTTACAAAAATCTTTTTCCTTGGAGAAGATCATGATGAATTACTGGAACTGGAAAATGAAATAAAAAGAGTAATTGGTGAGGAAAATATAAGTCTTTTATTTGCAAATGAAGGAAGTCTAGAGGTTTTTCCTGCAGATTGTAACAAAGCCAAAGCGGCAGAAGTGCTGCTGGAAAGAGATGGATTGACATTGAAGGATGCTGTTTCATTTGGGGACGGACTGAATGACTATGACTTGATAACTCAAACAGGGCTTGGATTTGCAATGGAAAATTCGATTTATTTATTGCTTGAAAAATTAACAGACACAGAAATTATTGCAAGCAATGCAAATGATGGAATGGCCAAAAAAGTTCGAGAGATATTTGATTTATAA
- a CDS encoding HAD family hydrolase gives MYKAVVSDLDGTLLNEEHKVSSFTKETIELLLKKGIKFYIATGRGYTGAKEIMDEIGFKIPLITSNGARIIDENGLEIYINNIEQKYVDKIFSIDYKSFDKGIILNGFSGNHWYVTEDARDYFYAQKPNRKQYPEQIEWENFEKLAFTKIFFLGKHEKLLEIEKEVRKITNGGVNIVFVNEKSLEIFSKDCDKAVAAEFLLKRDGLTLQEAVSFGDGFNDYDLITQTGLGFAMKNSIYLLLEKLTDTEVIESNTNDGMAKKVREIFNL, from the coding sequence ATGTATAAAGCTGTTGTAAGTGATTTAGATGGAACACTTTTAAATGAAGAGCATAAAGTTAGTTCATTTACGAAAGAAACAATTGAATTATTACTAAAAAAAGGAATAAAATTTTATATTGCAACTGGACGTGGGTACACTGGTGCAAAAGAGATAATGGATGAAATTGGCTTTAAAATACCACTAATTACATCAAATGGCGCTAGAATCATAGATGAAAATGGTTTAGAAATTTACATCAACAATATTGAGCAAAAATACGTGGATAAAATTTTTTCAATTGACTATAAATCATTTGACAAGGGAATAATTTTAAATGGATTCTCAGGCAATCATTGGTACGTAACAGAAGATGCCAGGGACTATTTTTATGCTCAAAAGCCAAATAGAAAGCAATATCCGGAGCAGATTGAATGGGAGAACTTTGAAAAACTTGCCTTTACAAAAATATTTTTTTTAGGCAAGCACGAAAAACTGCTGGAAATAGAAAAGGAAGTCCGGAAGATAACAAACGGAGGAGTCAATATAGTATTTGTAAATGAAAAAAGTCTGGAAATTTTTTCCAAAGACTGTGATAAAGCTGTTGCAGCAGAATTTTTATTAAAAAGAGATGGACTGACATTACAAGAGGCTGTTTCATTTGGAGATGGATTTAATGACTATGATTTAATAACTCAAACTGGATTAGGGTTTGCAATGAAAAATTCGATTTATTTATTGCTTGAGAAATTGACAGATACAGAAGTTATCGAAAGTAATACAAATGATGGAATGGCTAAGAAAGTAAGGGAAATTTTTAATCTTTAA
- a CDS encoding YbaB/EbfC family nucleoid-associated protein yields the protein MVRKIKGAGNKSGGNQQDIIKQAQVMQQEMLKIQEGLKDKFVETSVAGGGITVKANGQKKIVDLSISLDVLKDAIEENDATIVSDLIINAVNEILDKAEEMAEKEMEVVTGGVSIPGLF from the coding sequence ATGGTTAGAAAAATAAAAGGAGCAGGAAATAAATCTGGTGGAAATCAACAGGATATAATCAAACAAGCTCAAGTAATGCAACAAGAAATGTTAAAAATTCAAGAAGGATTAAAAGATAAATTTGTAGAAACATCTGTTGCTGGTGGAGGAATTACTGTAAAAGCAAATGGACAGAAAAAAATTGTAGATTTATCAATTTCATTAGATGTGTTAAAAGATGCAATTGAAGAAAATGACGCAACTATTGTTTCAGATTTAATTATAAATGCAGTAAACGAAATCTTGGATAAAGCTGAAGAAATGGCTGAAAAAGAAATGGAAGTAGTTACTGGTGGAGTAAGTATTCCAGGATTATTCTAG
- the tsaD gene encoding tRNA (adenosine(37)-N6)-threonylcarbamoyltransferase complex transferase subunit TsaD, producing MKILAFETSCDETSVAVVEDGKKILSNIISTQIDIHKEFGGVVPEIASRHHIENILPVFTEALEKANCQLSDIDYIAVTNTPGLIGSLLVGLMFAKSLSYANNIPLLPVNHINGHIFSSFIDNDVKLPAISLVVSGGHTNLYYIYEENGKIITDLLGETLDDAVGETYDKIARILGLEYPGGPHIDRLSVNGEDILKIKKPKINGYNFSFSGIKTFITNYVNNQKMKGNPISKEDIAKSLQEIIVNVLYDKILIAVKEKDVKTILVAGGVSANRRLREKFSEFKNIQTNEGNQIEVYFPKMEYCTDNAAMIGVAAYYDLKNNSQIELEKQYDVDAISTKN from the coding sequence ATGAAAATACTTGCATTTGAAACATCCTGTGATGAAACTTCCGTTGCAGTTGTAGAAGATGGAAAAAAGATTTTAAGCAATATTATTTCCACTCAGATTGATATTCATAAGGAATTTGGAGGGGTAGTTCCTGAAATTGCCTCACGGCATCACATTGAAAATATTTTACCAGTATTTACTGAAGCTCTGGAAAAAGCAAATTGTCAATTAAGCGATATCGATTACATCGCTGTAACAAATACTCCTGGACTTATCGGTTCCCTGCTTGTAGGCTTGATGTTCGCAAAATCCTTGAGTTATGCCAACAATATTCCGCTACTTCCAGTAAATCACATTAATGGACATATTTTCTCAAGTTTTATTGATAACGATGTAAAATTACCTGCAATATCACTAGTTGTATCAGGCGGACATACAAACTTGTATTATATTTACGAAGAAAATGGAAAAATAATTACTGATTTACTTGGTGAAACATTGGACGATGCTGTTGGAGAAACTTATGATAAAATTGCAAGAATATTGGGATTAGAATATCCAGGAGGGCCACATATTGATAGACTATCAGTAAATGGAGAAGATATTTTAAAAATAAAAAAACCAAAAATTAACGGCTACAACTTCAGTTTTAGTGGAATAAAGACTTTTATAACTAATTATGTAAATAATCAAAAGATGAAAGGTAATCCTATTTCAAAAGAAGATATTGCAAAATCTCTTCAGGAAATTATTGTAAATGTCTTATATGATAAAATATTGATAGCTGTAAAGGAAAAAGATGTGAAAACGATACTTGTCGCAGGTGGTGTTTCAGCAAATAGAAGACTTCGTGAAAAATTTTCGGAATTTAAAAATATTCAAACTAATGAAGGTAATCAAATAGAAGTTTATTTTCCAAAAATGGAATATTGCACTGATAATGCTGCTATGATAGGTGTTGCAGCTTATTATGACTTAAAGAATAATTCTCAAATTGAGCTAGAAAAACAATATGATGTAGATGCGATTTCTACTAAAAATTAG
- the glmS gene encoding glutamine--fructose-6-phosphate transaminase (isomerizing): protein MCGIVGYIGAKNAQEFVIDGLEKLEYRGYDSAGIAVNTGNEKFEIVKKVGRLQNLADELEKHPLLGTVAIGHTRWATHGKPSDENSHPHFNKDKTLVVVHNGIIENYLELKKDLVAKGYEFKSETDTEVVAHLLDELYTGDLLETVKKLLKVIKGAYALGIMSVNEPDRIIAARKESPLIVGLGDGENFIASDIPAILKYTRDVYLIENNEIVEIKKDSVKIMDVDGNEIKRDITHIEWDLEAASKGGYEYFMEKEIFEQPEVLIKTLNSRVDENYNINFDDAGLTKEYLEGINDIYIVACGTAYHAGLVGKYIIEKKTRIRVDVDIASEFRYRNPVINDNALVIVLSQSGETLDTLEAMKEAKRHGARVVAITNVVGSSIAREADHVIYTWAGPEIAVASTKAYTTQMVILYLMAIDFAYKFGKITKDEATENIKKLYEVEQSIQKMLEYNEKIKDVADKIKDNESMFYLGRGLDYVIAVEGALKSKEISYIHSEAFASGELKHGTIALITDGVPVVVNVTQSDLFEKSVSNIKEVTSRGAYVIAIAKEGNTVVEEVADEVFYIPNVEDDYAGFPTIVIHQLLAYYLSKLKGNDVDKPRNLAKSVTVE, encoded by the coding sequence ATGTGTGGAATTGTAGGTTACATTGGAGCTAAAAATGCTCAGGAATTTGTTATTGACGGGTTAGAAAAGTTGGAGTACAGAGGATATGATTCAGCTGGAATTGCTGTTAATACTGGAAATGAGAAATTTGAGATTGTAAAAAAAGTGGGAAGATTGCAGAATCTAGCTGATGAACTAGAAAAACATCCGCTTTTAGGGACAGTTGCGATAGGGCATACAAGATGGGCAACACATGGTAAGCCATCTGATGAAAATTCACATCCTCATTTTAACAAGGATAAAACATTAGTTGTTGTTCATAACGGAATTATTGAAAATTATCTGGAACTAAAAAAAGATTTAGTTGCAAAAGGGTATGAGTTTAAATCAGAAACTGATACAGAAGTTGTGGCACATTTGCTAGATGAACTTTATACAGGAGACTTGCTTGAAACAGTAAAGAAATTGTTAAAAGTTATAAAAGGTGCGTATGCACTTGGAATTATGTCTGTAAACGAGCCTGACAGAATTATTGCGGCAAGAAAGGAAAGTCCACTTATTGTAGGGCTTGGAGATGGAGAAAACTTTATTGCGTCAGATATTCCTGCAATTTTGAAATATACTAGAGATGTATACTTGATTGAAAATAATGAAATTGTGGAAATAAAAAAAGACTCTGTAAAAATTATGGATGTAGACGGGAATGAGATAAAAAGAGACATAACTCATATTGAGTGGGATTTGGAAGCTGCTTCTAAAGGTGGATATGAGTATTTTATGGAAAAAGAAATTTTTGAACAGCCAGAAGTGCTTATAAAAACTTTGAACAGCAGAGTTGACGAAAATTATAACATTAATTTTGATGATGCAGGGCTTACAAAGGAATATTTGGAAGGAATTAATGATATTTATATTGTAGCTTGTGGAACCGCTTACCATGCTGGGCTTGTTGGAAAGTATATTATTGAGAAAAAAACAAGAATCCGTGTGGATGTCGACATTGCATCAGAATTTAGATATAGAAATCCTGTAATTAATGATAACGCTTTAGTTATTGTGTTAAGCCAGTCTGGAGAAACTTTAGATACGCTTGAAGCTATGAAAGAGGCAAAAAGACATGGAGCAAGAGTTGTTGCAATTACAAACGTAGTTGGTTCTTCGATAGCAAGGGAAGCAGATCATGTTATTTACACTTGGGCAGGGCCTGAAATTGCTGTTGCCTCTACAAAGGCGTATACAACTCAGATGGTTATTTTATACTTGATGGCAATAGACTTTGCATATAAATTTGGAAAAATTACAAAAGATGAAGCTACTGAGAACATTAAGAAATTATATGAAGTGGAACAAAGCATTCAGAAAATGCTGGAATATAATGAAAAAATAAAAGATGTTGCAGATAAGATTAAAGATAATGAAAGCATGTTCTATCTTGGACGTGGGCTTGACTATGTAATTGCTGTAGAAGGTGCATTAAAATCTAAAGAAATTTCATATATTCATTCAGAAGCTTTTGCCTCTGGAGAATTAAAACACGGAACTATAGCACTAATTACAGATGGAGTGCCAGTTGTTGTAAATGTTACACAGTCGGACTTGTTTGAAAAATCAGTATCAAATATAAAAGAAGTTACCTCAAGAGGAGCTTATGTTATTGCGATTGCGAAAGAAGGAAATACAGTTGTAGAAGAAGTGGCTGATGAAGTGTTCTATATTCCAAATGTAGAAGATGACTATGCGGGATTTCCTACAATCGTAATTCATCAGTTATTGGCATATTATTTATCAAAATTAAAAGGAAATGATGTTGATAAACCAAGAAACTTGGCAAAATCAGTAACTGTGGAATAG
- a CDS encoding HAD family hydrolase, giving the protein MYKAVISDLDGTLLSRGHHVTKFTKNVIKEIIKKGVNFYIASGRSYDQIGYVTEQLEVKIPVIAANGARIFDADGNMIYEKGLSSKAATAILALDYENIAEGSHLNIFSGNDWIITKGTAQKVYDRIPRDVKVDFKEVPKNELKNLDILKIFYIGDHEQLTNLEKAILKITDDVNVIFVSDYCMEVMAKGANKGAAAKFLLEREGLELKDAVAFGDGENDFEMLTMVGKGYAMGNSIDRLRKLLPKDFEFVRENTEDGEAVKLQELFLERAKNL; this is encoded by the coding sequence ATGTATAAAGCAGTTATTAGTGATTTGGATGGAACTTTGCTAAGCAGAGGTCATCATGTTACAAAATTTACTAAAAATGTAATAAAGGAAATAATAAAAAAAGGAGTAAATTTTTATATTGCCTCAGGCAGAAGTTATGATCAAATTGGATATGTGACTGAACAGCTTGAAGTAAAGATTCCAGTTATAGCAGCAAATGGTGCAAGAATTTTTGATGCAGATGGAAATATGATATATGAAAAAGGATTGTCAAGTAAAGCAGCAACAGCAATATTGGCGCTTGATTACGAGAATATTGCAGAAGGTTCACACCTAAACATTTTTTCAGGAAATGACTGGATTATTACCAAAGGAACGGCTCAAAAAGTGTATGACAGAATTCCAAGAGATGTAAAAGTTGACTTTAAGGAAGTTCCAAAAAATGAATTAAAAAATTTGGATATATTAAAAATATTCTACATTGGAGATCATGAGCAACTTACAAACTTAGAAAAAGCCATCTTGAAAATAACAGATGATGTAAATGTTATCTTTGTAAGTGATTACTGTATGGAAGTTATGGCAAAAGGTGCAAATAAAGGAGCGGCGGCAAAATTCTTGTTAGAAAGGGAAGGCTTGGAACTAAAGGATGCAGTAGCCTTTGGTGATGGTGAGAATGATTTTGAAATGCTTACAATGGTTGGAAAAGGCTATGCAATGGGAAATTCCATCGACAGGCTAAGAAAACTGTTACCAAAAGATTTTGAATTTGTTAGAGAAAATACGGAAGATGGAGAAGCTGTGAAATTACAGGAGCTGTTTTTGGAAAGAGCAAAAAATCTTTAA
- a CDS encoding thioredoxin family protein, with translation MGTFEDYLKFEVTEAEEDKKQLRIIEKISLSEETEKAIKNIDKDIIIIAVAQVYCPDCRATVPFLKKFSDLNNKIKIDYRSRETAKEFFPDTDERIKIPTLISYVDGKYNTFWNEFPAVVKKEMEENPESFEDIKYNFRIGKFNAQIEKELVDYLTSL, from the coding sequence ATGGGAACATTTGAAGATTATTTAAAATTTGAAGTAACTGAGGCAGAAGAAGATAAAAAGCAATTAAGAATTATAGAAAAAATTTCTTTATCTGAAGAAACTGAAAAAGCTATCAAAAATATAGACAAAGATATTATAATTATTGCAGTAGCACAGGTTTACTGCCCAGATTGCCGTGCAACTGTCCCTTTCCTAAAAAAATTCAGTGACTTGAACAATAAAATAAAAATTGACTATCGTTCAAGGGAAACTGCCAAAGAATTTTTTCCAGATACAGATGAAAGAATTAAAATACCTACATTGATTTCGTATGTTGATGGAAAATACAATACTTTTTGGAATGAATTTCCAGCTGTGGTAAAAAAGGAAATGGAAGAAAATCCAGAAAGCTTTGAGGATATTAAATACAACTTCCGAATTGGAAAGTTTAATGCACAAATTGAAAAAGAATTAGTTGACTACTTAACTTCTTTATAA
- a CDS encoding TM2 domain-containing protein, with translation MSETNLPENAANGNPKYNKAIYCLLAWFLGCFGIHAFYAGRKQEGIYFLIAGIIGMLTAFLFIGGIILLVEFVICVIQIVKAIQKPADEFGRISD, from the coding sequence ATGTCAGAAACTAATTTACCTGAAAATGCAGCAAATGGAAATCCTAAATACAATAAAGCAATTTATTGCTTATTAGCTTGGTTTTTAGGATGTTTTGGAATTCATGCATTTTATGCAGGAAGAAAACAAGAAGGAATATATTTTTTAATAGCAGGAATAATAGGAATGTTAACAGCTTTTCTTTTTATCGGTGGTATAATTCTTTTAGTTGAATTTGTAATATGTGTTATTCAAATAGTAAAAGCTATACAAAAACCAGCTGATGAATTTGGAAGAATATCAGACTAG
- a CDS encoding glycosyltransferase family 9 protein: MKILIIRFSSFGDVVLTTPVIRAIKEKYPEAVIDFIVYNTFSGAISLNPEIRNLVIFDKRKSKDRNYIKDIINKLKIENYDYVIDLHSKFLSRIIGKILENRHTQYCRYKKRKWWKTILVKAKLITYNADCTIVESYFTALKKLGISFSDKNMKNGFGDNLEFYVDKKIEEEFVQKYDLKDGSYFVLAPGASKFTKKWPYYDELAKKFLKNESKFVKNNEKLRIFVIGGKEDANVVKADGDGRVIDLCGKISFKESGILLKYAKASIVNDSGPFHIARAVKVKTFVFFGPTDPKLFSFEKSTFLLNNPNCPPHSLYGDDKFPKKYADCMAGISVETVFNKIVKEYDN, encoded by the coding sequence ATGAAAATATTAATAATAAGATTTAGTTCATTTGGAGATGTGGTTCTTACAACTCCAGTGATAAGGGCAATTAAAGAGAAGTATCCAGAGGCTGTGATAGATTTTATAGTTTATAATACTTTTTCTGGGGCAATTTCATTGAATCCCGAAATTAGAAATTTGGTGATTTTTGATAAAAGAAAAAGCAAGGATAGAAATTATATAAAAGATATTATAAATAAGCTGAAAATAGAGAATTATGACTACGTTATTGATTTACATTCTAAATTTCTTTCTAGAATTATTGGAAAAATCCTTGAAAATAGACACACTCAGTATTGCCGATATAAAAAAAGAAAATGGTGGAAAACTATACTTGTAAAAGCGAAACTTATTACATATAACGCAGATTGTACAATTGTTGAAAGTTATTTTACAGCATTAAAAAAACTGGGAATAAGTTTTTCTGATAAAAATATGAAAAATGGATTTGGAGATAATCTGGAATTTTATGTTGATAAAAAAATAGAAGAAGAATTTGTACAAAAATATGATTTGAAAGACGGAAGTTATTTTGTGTTGGCTCCAGGAGCTTCTAAATTTACAAAAAAGTGGCCTTATTATGATGAACTGGCAAAAAAGTTTCTCAAAAATGAAAGTAAATTTGTAAAAAATAATGAAAAGTTAAGAATTTTTGTGATTGGTGGAAAAGAAGATGCGAATGTTGTAAAAGCTGATGGAGATGGACGAGTGATTGATTTGTGTGGAAAAATCTCTTTTAAAGAAAGTGGAATATTACTAAAATATGCCAAAGCATCAATTGTAAACGATTCAGGCCCTTTCCATATAGCTAGAGCCGTAAAAGTCAAAACTTTTGTATTTTTTGGACCAACTGATCCAAAATTATTTTCCTTTGAAAAAAGTACATTTTTACTAAATAATCCAAACTGTCCGCCACATTCACTTTATGGAGATGACAAATTTCCTAAGAAATATGCAGATTGTATGGCTGGAATTTCTGTAGAAACTGTATTTAACAAAATTGTTAAGGAATATGACAATTAA
- a CDS encoding IMPACT family protein → MKTVKKETIIEFEEKKSKFIGYIKPVSTVAEAEKFIDSIKKMHPNATHNVPLYRVMENGQEYFKYNDDGEPSNTAGKPMAEILNILDVYNVAIVATRYFGGIKLGAGGLIRNYAKTAKLAVTEAEITEYVEKSIFILDYDYEYTSEMEVFLNGNSQNFGIEILEKNYSNRVTMKISANDEIEKELNSLQKIIVIKV, encoded by the coding sequence TTGAAAACAGTAAAAAAAGAAACAATAATTGAATTTGAAGAAAAAAAATCAAAATTTATTGGCTACATTAAGCCAGTTTCGACAGTAGCTGAAGCTGAAAAGTTTATTGATTCAATAAAAAAAATGCATCCAAATGCAACTCACAATGTCCCACTTTACAGAGTAATGGAAAATGGACAGGAATATTTTAAGTACAATGATGATGGAGAACCAAGCAATACAGCGGGAAAACCAATGGCGGAAATACTTAACATTTTAGACGTGTATAATGTGGCAATAGTTGCAACAAGATATTTTGGAGGAATAAAGCTGGGGGCAGGCGGACTTATAAGAAATTATGCAAAAACTGCGAAATTAGCTGTCACTGAGGCAGAAATTACAGAATATGTGGAAAAATCCATTTTCATTTTAGATTATGACTATGAATATACTTCAGAAATGGAGGTATTTTTAAATGGAAATAGTCAAAATTTCGGAATAGAAATATTGGAAAAAAATTATTCAAATAGGGTAACAATGAAAATATCAGCAAATGATGAAATTGAAAAGGAATTAAATAGCTTACAGAAAATCATTGTAATAAAAGTGTAA
- a CDS encoding site-2 protease family protein has translation MKIVKNYYDRFKVLNPQYSEIKLGIIAAIIIYFIARIFFVVEISRDMIISLLVFVISMTLHEVAHGYVAYKFGDDTAKREGRITLNPLKHIDLTGIILPVLILLSGFKFLVGWAKPVPVNFYNLRPHRLGLFCVAVAGIVVNFILAGISLVFLKLGSKYLDMDNIFMTVMIYVYVINLLLGLFNLIPITPLDGGRIVYSFSGNKIREFYNKIERYGILIIFVIVYLSGSRLTQGFLVIVDFFLKLVGIDISLIF, from the coding sequence GTGAAAATAGTAAAAAATTATTATGACAGGTTTAAGGTTTTAAATCCCCAATATTCAGAAATAAAACTGGGGATTATTGCTGCTATTATTATTTATTTTATTGCAAGGATTTTTTTTGTGGTAGAAATTTCAAGGGATATGATAATTTCACTTTTGGTATTTGTAATATCAATGACTCTTCACGAAGTGGCGCACGGATATGTGGCATATAAATTTGGTGATGATACTGCCAAAAGAGAAGGAAGAATTACCCTAAATCCTCTTAAACATATTGATTTGACAGGAATAATTCTACCAGTTCTTATACTTTTGAGCGGATTCAAATTTTTGGTAGGATGGGCAAAGCCTGTTCCAGTTAATTTTTATAATTTAAGACCGCATCGGCTAGGACTATTCTGTGTTGCAGTTGCTGGAATAGTAGTAAACTTTATTCTTGCAGGAATTTCACTTGTATTTTTAAAACTAGGTAGTAAATACCTGGATATGGATAATATTTTTATGACAGTCATGATTTATGTTTATGTAATAAACCTTTTGCTTGGACTGTTCAACTTAATACCAATAACTCCGCTTGATGGAGGTAGAATAGTTTATTCTTTTTCGGGAAATAAAATTAGAGAGTTTTATAATAAAATTGAAAGATATGGAATTTTGATCATATTTGTAATTGTTTATTTGAGTGGATCTCGTTTAACACAAGGTTTCTTAGTGATTGTGGATTTTTTTTTGAAACTTGTAGGAATAGATATTAGTTTAATTTTTTGA